The stretch of DNA CGATAGTGGCGGCAGCGGGGACCCCGGACGGGGGCGTGCCGTAAGGCGGGCGGCGACGGCATGACCGGGTTTGGGGGTGTGTGGGTGTGTGGGTTTGGGGGTGTGTGGGTTGGGGCAACAACAGAGCCGGTCAACCGGCGGAAGGGGGAGCGATGAGCGAAGCGGACAACACGGTGGTGAAGCCTGGATACAAGACGAGCGAGTTCTGGCTGACGCTGGGGGCGACGCTGGTCGGATTGCTGATCGGCAGCGGAGCCATTCCCGAGACGGGGGTGTGGCCGAAGGTCGTGGCGCTGGTGACGGCGGCCTTCACGGCGCTGGGGTACACGGTGAGCCGCGGCCTGGCCAAAAAAGGGTGAGGCCGGCATGTGGGCGGCGCTATTCAAGGCGATTCTCGACTGGCTGACCGGGCTGGCGAAAAGCCAGACCGGCACAGCCGGCGAGGATGTATCGGCGAAACCGGGGCTGCGCGAGCGGCTCGACCGGCGGCTGGCGGAATGGAAGGCCGGGAGGGGTGGGACGCCCGCCGATAACGGCGGGCCGCAGTAATCAGAGGCTGGAGAGAGGAGCGGGGCCGTGCGCAGTAAGCAGTGGCAGTGGGCAGTGGTGGCGGGGGCGATGCTGCTGGCCGGGTGCGCGGGGCCGCGGGTGGTATTCGTGCCATCGGCGGACGCGCCAGTGCGGGCCGGGCCGGGGATGCGCGGCCGGATCTACGTCTGGACCGGCGCCACCTGGGAGCTCTCGCGCAACCGGGTACCCGTGCCCGAGGGGATGTACATCTGGGACGCCGGCGACCCGGCGCCGGGAAGAGAACAGGGCGCGGAACAGCCGTAGCACTCCTCTACCCCGCTGAAACGAAAACGGACCCGCATCGCTTTGCGGATCCGTTTTTTTGTTAGACCGGAACCCGGATCAAACAAGCGGGCGTGTGTATTTTCGTGTTTTTGCTGTTTGGTTTGTTGTGTTAATTGTTTGGTTTTTTGACCCTACCAAAACAACCTAAAACAAACCGTAACACGAGAAACGCTAAAAGCGTCTTAGAAACGAAAAACCCCGGTTTTATTGGGGTTTTCCCATTAAAACCGGGGCGGAAAGTGGTAGCGGGGGCAGGATTTGAACCTGCGACCTTCAGGTTATGAGCCTGACGAGCTGCCTGGCTGCTCCACCCCGCAATCGCGTTGATACTGGCGCGCCTGGCAGGAGTTGAACCTGCAACCCTCAGATCCGTAGTCTGATGCTCTATCCAATTGAGCTACAGGCGCACACATCGACGGGCATAGTATCAAAGAACCCCGTCAGGTAGCAAGTGCTATTTCTGATAAATAATAAATATATCCGGTTGACATCATCCCATCCATCGGTTATCCTAAACGCATGATTTTGCACCCCTCCAACAATCGGATGAGCGTCGCACCCTGTGGGTGTGGCGGCTTCCTGCTTGTAGGCGTAGGCGTCGTAACGACGGCTGCGGCGGGTGCGGACTGTGGGTCGGCTTAATCACACCGATTGCCCCCACTCCCCAAAAAGCACCCACCGCACCCGTCAGAGGGCGGTGGGTTTTTTGTTCGATACCAAGCGTAAAAATCAGGGTTCAGAGTTCAGGTTAGAAAACAGGGGAGACGCACATGAAGAAGAAGGAAAAGCAGGAAACGGATCCACGCAGCGGCGCCCAATGCGTGGTGGACGGGCTCGAACACGCGGGTTGCGAGGTGGTCTTTGGCTATCCCGGCGGCACCGTCCTGGACATTTTCAACGTGCTGTGCCTCTCGCCCGTCCATTTCATCCTCTCCCGCCATGAACAGGGCGCGGTGCACATGGCCGATGGCTATGCGCGCGCCACGGGCAAGCCGGGCGTTTGCTTGGTGACGTCGGGTCCCGGCGCAACCAATACCGTGACCGGCCTCGCGACGGCCCACATGGACGGCATTCCGATGGTGTGTATTACCGGCCAGGTGGCGCTCTCGGCAATCGGCAATGACGCCTTTCAGGAGGCGGACACCATCGGCATCACCCGCGCCGTGACCAAGCACAACACCCTCGTCCGCTCGGCCGATGAGATTCCGGCCGCCATTGCGGAGGCGTTTTACATCGCCACCAGCGGCAAGCCGGGCCCGGTGCTGATCGACATCCCCAAGGATGTGCAGCGTCAGCTCACCGTCGTGCGCCCCCCGGCCTCGGTCTCCCTGCGCAGCTACAATCCTCGCGCGGTGCTCGCGCCCGAGGCGGTGGCCGCGTTGGCGGAGGCGATCAACCGCGCTGAACGCCCCGTGCTCTACGTGGGCGGCGGCGCCATTGCCGCCAACGCCTCCGCCCCGCTCACCGCGCTGGCCCGCAAGGCGAACATCCCCGTCACCACCACCCTGATGGGACTCGGCGCCTTTCCCGAGGACGACCCCCTCGCGCTGCGCATGCTGGGCATGCACGGCACGGCCGTGGCGAACCTCGCCGTGAGCGCGTGCGACCTGCTGATCTCGCTGGGCGCCCGCTTTGACGACCGCGTGACCGGCAAGATCGCCGAGTTTGCCCCCCGTGCGAAGATCGCGCACATAGACATCGACCCCTCGGCCATTGGCAAGAGCGTGCGTGTGGATTATTCCATTCGGGGCGACGCTCGCGAGGCGGCCGAGGCGCTCCTGCCGCTCGTTCACCCCGCTGAACATGCGGCCTGGCTCGCTGAGCTGGATGCGCTCAAACAGCGCTATCCGCTCAAATACCGCCACAGCGACTCGGTGCTCCAACCGATGTTTGTGCTGGAGGAGATTGACCGGTTGCGCAAGGGCAAGGGAATCATAGTGACCGATGTGGGGCAGCACCAGATGTGGGCCACGCAGTTCATTCGCCACGTCCAGCCCCGCTCATTCATCTCCTCCGGCGGCCTCGGCACCATGGGCTTCGGCCTCCCGGCGGCGATCGGCGCTCAGCTCGCCCGGCCGGGCGAGCTGGTGGTGGCGATTTGCGGCGATGGCGGCATTCAGATGAACGCCCAGGAACTGGTCGTGGCCGTGGAGCATAACATCCCGGTCAAGATCATCATTCTCAACAACGGTCATCTCGGCATGGTGCGGCAGTGGCAGCAGATGTTCTACGGCAAGCGCTATTCCGCCGTGGTGCTGGGCTCGTCCAATCGCCCCGTCAACGAGCGGATCAATCACGACGCCGCGCCGGTCTACCGGCCTGACTTTGTGAAGCTCGCCGAGGCCCATGGCATGCGCGCCGCGCGGGTGACCTGGCCCGCCGAGGTCGCGCCGATCCTCGAGCGCGCCTTTGCCGACCCCCATCCGTGGGTCATCGAGTGCATCGTCGATCCCGAGGCGAACGTGTTCCCCATGGTGCCTCCCGGTGCTGCGGTGTCGGCCATGATCGTGGATTGAGGCCGGCCGCTTAGAGGCGGCCGGAAGGGGAGACAGGTTTCAGGGAGACAGGTTTCAGGTTTCAGGGTTCAGGGAGACAGGTTTCAGGGAAAGGAAAGCCATCATGAAGCACATCATTACCGCTCTTGTAGAAAATAAGCCCGGCGTCCTGGCGCGCATCGTTGGGCTGATTTCGGGGCGCGGCTACAACATCGAAACGCTCAACGTGGGGCCGACGCAGGATCCGGCCATCTCGAAGATGACACTGGTGGTCCCCGGCGACGACCACGTGCTCGAGCAGGTGACCTTGCAGGTGGGCAAGCTCGTGGACGTGATCAGCGTGACGGATGTCACGGGCGCCCGCCATCTCGACCGCGAACTGATCCTGGTGGAGATCGCGACCGATTCGGTGGCGCAGCGCGCCGAAGTCCTGGACCTTGCGACGCTCTTCCGGGCGGCGGTCGCCGGAGTGACCGAACGATCCGTTTCCCTGCAGATGGTGGGCTCGTCAGACGTGGTCTCCGATTTCATGTTGTTGCTCAAGCCCTACAAAATCCTCGATCTCTCGCGTTCGGGCCAAATCGCCGTTGCGCGCGGCGAGGGGTGATGGGGGGGGCAAACGGAAAGCGAGACAGGTGATGCCTCAACGTCGGTTTGCTGTATTTGGTCATCCGGTCGCCCATTCGCTGTCGCCAGCGATGCACAACGCGAATTTTCGCGCGCTGGGGCTGGATGCTGTCTACGAGCGGCGCGATGTCGTTGAGGTGGAGCTTGCCGCGAACCTGAGCGACTTCCGTTCGGGCGGCGTGAACTGCACCATTCCGCTGAAGCGGGCGGCGTACGACATCTGCGACCGTCTTGACGAATCGGCCCGGCGTTTTGGCGTGGTCAACACCCTTCGTTTCGACGCCGACGGCGGACTGACCGGCTTCAACACCGACGGCATCGGCTTTCTGCGCGATCTGGAGGAGTCGCTGGGCTGCTCGCCAGAAGGACGGTCGGTTCTGGTCTTTGGCTGCGGCGGCGCGGGTCGGGCAATCGCCATCACGTGCGCCTGCGCCGGCGCACGGACGGTGTCGCTCGCCAACCGCACACCCGAACGGATGACGGCACTCGCCACCGAACTGGCCGCTCTGGCGCCCGGCGTGCCGGTGCGGGTGGTTCCCTCCGACGTAACGGCGTGGACCGCGGCCTGCCGCGATGCGGAGCTGGTCGTGCAATGCACGTCGCTGGGGTTGCATGATGGCGATCCTTTTCCTCTGGGGGCCGACGCCTTTCATCGCGGGCAGAAGGTTTACGATCTGGTTTACACGACGCCGGTCACGCCGATCATGCGCGTCGCCCAGGCGGCTGGCGCGGCCGCGCAGAACGGCCTCGGCATGCTCGTCCATCAAGGGGCAGCATCGTTCAC from Lentisphaerota bacterium encodes:
- the ilvB gene encoding biosynthetic-type acetolactate synthase large subunit — translated: MKKKEKQETDPRSGAQCVVDGLEHAGCEVVFGYPGGTVLDIFNVLCLSPVHFILSRHEQGAVHMADGYARATGKPGVCLVTSGPGATNTVTGLATAHMDGIPMVCITGQVALSAIGNDAFQEADTIGITRAVTKHNTLVRSADEIPAAIAEAFYIATSGKPGPVLIDIPKDVQRQLTVVRPPASVSLRSYNPRAVLAPEAVAALAEAINRAERPVLYVGGGAIAANASAPLTALARKANIPVTTTLMGLGAFPEDDPLALRMLGMHGTAVANLAVSACDLLISLGARFDDRVTGKIAEFAPRAKIAHIDIDPSAIGKSVRVDYSIRGDAREAAEALLPLVHPAEHAAWLAELDALKQRYPLKYRHSDSVLQPMFVLEEIDRLRKGKGIIVTDVGQHQMWATQFIRHVQPRSFISSGGLGTMGFGLPAAIGAQLARPGELVVAICGDGGIQMNAQELVVAVEHNIPVKIIILNNGHLGMVRQWQQMFYGKRYSAVVLGSSNRPVNERINHDAAPVYRPDFVKLAEAHGMRAARVTWPAEVAPILERAFADPHPWVIECIVDPEANVFPMVPPGAAVSAMIVD
- the ilvN gene encoding acetolactate synthase small subunit, whose translation is MKHIITALVENKPGVLARIVGLISGRGYNIETLNVGPTQDPAISKMTLVVPGDDHVLEQVTLQVGKLVDVISVTDVTGARHLDRELILVEIATDSVAQRAEVLDLATLFRAAVAGVTERSVSLQMVGSSDVVSDFMLLLKPYKILDLSRSGQIAVARGEG
- the aroE gene encoding shikimate dehydrogenase, which encodes MPQRRFAVFGHPVAHSLSPAMHNANFRALGLDAVYERRDVVEVELAANLSDFRSGGVNCTIPLKRAAYDICDRLDESARRFGVVNTLRFDADGGLTGFNTDGIGFLRDLEESLGCSPEGRSVLVFGCGGAGRAIAITCACAGARTVSLANRTPERMTALATELAALAPGVPVRVVPSDVTAWTAACRDAELVVQCTSLGLHDGDPFPLGADAFHRGQKVYDLVYTTPVTPIMRVAQAAGAAAQNGLGMLVHQGAASFTLWTGLQADVAAMRGALTTGADPGTD